One stretch of Labrenzia sp. CE80 DNA includes these proteins:
- a CDS encoding IS3 family transposase (programmed frameshift), whose amino-acid sequence MRQKSERHRDAADRTVKDIRRKTRKRYSSEDKIRIVLAGLRGEDSIAELCRQEGIAQSQYYSWSKEFMEAGRKRLAGDTAREANTGEVQDLRSEARDLKEVVAEQALELRLLKKKHGRGWGRGRMRYPASEKLEIIRLVEQSHLPAKQTLDMLGIPRTTFYRWYNKYLTGGPEALEDRSPKPSRVWNRIPNDIRDRIVDLALAEPELSPRELAVRFTDTQQYFVSEASVYRLLKAHDLITSPAFVVIKAADEFQDKTTAINQMWQTDFTYIKIIGWGWFYLSTILDDFSRYVVAWKLCTTMTASDVTDTLKLALEASGCDQVDVRHKPRLLSDNGASYISGELAEWLNNQGMDHVRGAPYHPQTQGKIERWHQTLKNRILLENYFLPGDLNASIERFVNHYNHHRYHESLGNLTPADIYFGRGETVLLERERIKRNTINQRRLQNRNQAA is encoded by the exons ATGAGACAGAAGAGCGAGCGTCATCGGGATGCAGCAGATCGTACAGTGAAAGACATCCGCCGGAAGACGCGGAAGAGGTATTCCTCAGAAGACAAGATCCGGATTGTGCTTGCTGGCCTTCGCGGCGAAGACAGCATTGCCGAGCTGTGTCGCCAGGAAGGTATTGCCCAGAGCCAGTACTACAGTTGGTCGAAGGAATTCATGGAAGCTGGCCGCAAGCGTTTGGCTGGTGATACTGCCCGGGAAGCCAACACAGGTGAAGTGCAGGATCTGCGTAGTGAAGCTCGAGACCTCAAGGAGGTGGTTGCCGAGCAAGCCCTTGAGTTGCGGTTGCTCA AAAAAAAGCATGGTCGGGGATGGGGGCGAGGACGAATGAGATACCCTGCATCAGAGAAGCTCGAAATCATTCGGCTGGTGGAGCAGTCCCACCTTCCTGCCAAACAGACACTTGATATGCTTGGCATCCCCCGCACTACCTTCTATCGCTGGTACAATAAATATCTGACAGGTGGCCCGGAAGCCCTGGAAGATCGCTCTCCAAAGCCGTCACGAGTGTGGAACCGCATCCCGAATGACATTCGGGATCGTATTGTTGATCTGGCCCTGGCAGAGCCCGAGTTGTCACCACGAGAGTTGGCGGTGCGGTTCACTGACACACAGCAGTACTTCGTGTCGGAAGCATCGGTGTATCGTCTGCTCAAGGCCCATGATCTGATCACCAGTCCGGCCTTCGTAGTCATCAAGGCTGCGGATGAATTCCAAGACAAGACCACAGCCATCAACCAGATGTGGCAGACTGACTTCACCTACATAAAGATCATTGGCTGGGGTTGGTTCTATCTGTCGACCATTCTGGATGACTTCTCCCGGTACGTTGTCGCCTGGAAGCTATGTACGACGATGACGGCAAGCGATGTCACCGACACGCTGAAACTGGCCCTTGAGGCATCCGGCTGTGATCAGGTCGATGTTCGGCACAAGCCACGGCTGCTGTCAGACAATGGTGCGAGTTATATCTCTGGTGAACTGGCTGAATGGCTTAACAACCAAGGCATGGATCATGTTCGTGGAGCGCCGTATCATCCGCAAACACAGGGAAAAATTGAACGCTGGCATCAGACTTTGAAGAACCGCATTCTGCTGGAAAACTACTTCTTGCCCGGTGACCTCAACGCGAGTATCGAGCGCTTCGTCAATCACTACAATCATCACCGATACCATGAGAGCCTCGGCAATCTCACCCCCGCCGATATCTACTTCGGACGTGGCGAAACCGTCCTGCTCGAACGTGAAAGGATCAAACGAAACACA
- a CDS encoding TetR/AcrR family transcriptional regulator, with amino-acid sequence MKLVVQRGIENVTTEEIAASAGISTRTFFNYYLNKEAAAIGEPPGYREEDMEALQTGTASLAADLKAFLDKHMETLAEDEAVLRMVGSVLRSNEKARGILDGFLASERDQLTECLFARVKDRQIAAALASNATDVTERAIRLWEQSESLSLIAALDIIWEGLLSAAQLLAASSE; translated from the coding sequence TTGAAATTGGTGGTTCAGCGCGGCATTGAAAACGTGACCACGGAAGAAATCGCAGCTTCCGCAGGGATCAGCACGCGGACCTTTTTCAACTATTACTTAAACAAGGAAGCTGCTGCGATTGGGGAGCCGCCGGGCTACCGGGAGGAAGACATGGAAGCGCTGCAGACGGGAACGGCGTCGCTGGCGGCAGATCTCAAAGCATTCTTAGACAAACACATGGAGACGCTGGCTGAAGATGAAGCTGTGCTCAGGATGGTGGGAAGCGTCCTGCGTTCGAATGAAAAGGCACGTGGCATCCTCGATGGCTTTCTCGCTTCCGAACGCGACCAGCTCACCGAATGTCTATTTGCTCGTGTGAAAGACCGTCAAATTGCGGCCGCGCTCGCAAGCAACGCCACAGATGTAACAGAGCGAGCGATAAGGCTTTGGGAGCAATCAGAAAGTCTGTCTCTTATTGCGGCCCTCGATATTATCTGGGAGGGGCTTTTGTCTGCCGCACAGCTTTTGGCGGCTTCATCCGAATAG
- a CDS encoding efflux RND transporter periplasmic adaptor subunit, giving the protein MKVGVWKAICATLALTGSVTMAIAQGGPPGSQGAPSAPIEVGIIELTLQEVPRVVTQPGRAVAFQDVEVRPRVGGAVEEILYTPGQDLSVGDPLFRIDDTSYLSTVASARASLATAEANLPVAQAAYDRAEQLTGRGYTEAEVEAARAALAEAKATLDAAKATLEYARAELSWTTLTSPIEGRADVATVSVGDLVTVGQSDELTTIVRSDPIYVDMTEASARILSVRKSIIEGSLKQNDVLQATLLLENGDVYRGTGELVTPGNTVSTTTGTVTIRFKFDNPQHLIIPGMFVRGEIVLGTMQAYLVPQRAATRGKSGRLAVYVVGDDGTARQITLEDQGSYQNAWIVREGLKEGDRLIVDGLSSIQAGQAVTPVPAIIDEDGIVHDADTTAAED; this is encoded by the coding sequence ATGAAGGTCGGCGTTTGGAAAGCGATTTGTGCGACACTCGCCCTGACGGGGTCTGTCACGATGGCGATTGCCCAAGGTGGACCACCGGGGTCACAAGGGGCGCCATCAGCGCCGATCGAAGTCGGCATCATCGAGTTGACATTGCAAGAGGTGCCGCGCGTCGTGACCCAGCCAGGGCGTGCTGTTGCATTTCAGGACGTAGAGGTGCGACCACGCGTAGGCGGTGCTGTCGAAGAAATACTCTACACACCAGGTCAGGATCTTTCGGTCGGTGACCCGTTGTTCCGGATCGATGATACTTCATATCTCTCAACCGTGGCCTCTGCCCGTGCAAGCTTAGCAACAGCGGAAGCCAATTTGCCTGTGGCACAAGCTGCATATGATCGCGCGGAACAATTAACTGGCCGAGGCTATACCGAGGCCGAGGTCGAAGCCGCACGCGCGGCTCTTGCGGAAGCCAAAGCAACATTAGATGCTGCCAAAGCCACGCTGGAATATGCAAGAGCCGAATTATCATGGACGACACTGACGAGTCCGATTGAAGGGCGTGCCGATGTGGCGACGGTTTCTGTCGGCGATCTTGTGACCGTCGGCCAGTCGGATGAGCTGACGACGATCGTGCGCTCCGACCCGATCTATGTGGACATGACGGAAGCGAGCGCACGTATCCTATCTGTCCGCAAGAGCATCATCGAAGGCAGCCTGAAGCAGAACGACGTCCTTCAGGCGACCCTCTTGCTGGAAAATGGCGACGTTTATCGCGGTACCGGAGAACTGGTTACCCCCGGAAACACCGTATCCACAACGACCGGAACCGTGACCATCCGGTTCAAGTTTGACAACCCCCAGCACCTGATCATTCCTGGCATGTTCGTCCGCGGCGAGATCGTCCTCGGCACGATGCAGGCCTATCTCGTGCCGCAGCGTGCCGCCACGCGCGGAAAATCGGGCAGGCTTGCCGTCTACGTCGTGGGCGACGACGGGACGGCACGACAGATTACGTTGGAAGACCAAGGAAGCTATCAGAACGCATGGATCGTCCGCGAAGGCTTGAAAGAGGGAGACCGGCTGATCGTGGATGGACTGTCCTCCATCCAGGCCGGACAGGCGGTGACACCGGTTCCCGCGATCATAGATGAAGACGGCATTGTGCACGATGCCGACACCACTGCCGCGGAGGATTGA
- a CDS encoding efflux RND transporter permease subunit codes for MASFFIHRPVFAWVLAIATMLLGAYSLSSLPISQYPDIAPTTVRITASYTGASAATVENSVTTVIEDGMTGLDGLTYMTSSSSEGTASISLTFDDSIDPDMAQVQVQNKLQLVESQLPDVVTNLGISVTRSTTSILLVGALVSEDDSYSSLELGDILSSTIQDAVQRTDGVGSVNIFGTEYAMRIWLDPERLYQYQLTPNDVTSAVSEQNTNVTVGSLGDQPVTKGQQYTVSLSAQSQLESVEDFENILLKTKPDGSAIYLADVAAVELAEEDYSSVSRFNGHPAAGFSVNLSSGANAVDTAEAVRAVVDGLSSALPAGVTVEYPYDTSPFVEESIEQVYQTLIEAIILVFLVMFLFLQSWRATLIPTIAVPVVLLGTFGVLSAFGMSINTLSMFALVLAIGLLVDDAIVVVENVERVMEEEGLDAVAATEKSMGEISTALIGMVMVLTAVFLPMAFMDGSTGVIYKQFSVTIISAMVLSLFVALILTPAMCAQLLKPKHDKTLVAPLRWFNAGLDRLTGGYGTVVERFSLRPFRMLLVLGLVGLGAYWVYDRLPSSFLPTEDQGVLMAMLELPQGSTVQQTQHMITQIEEYLLTEETDIVDGVFANVGFSFSGTGQNYGMMFFRLKDYDDRPGLDAADLMMRTNMKFFQSRLGSVFVLQPPAIQGLGTSSGFTMYLVDQSGAGLDVLTTAADQLVANGLLDGRVTNLRGNDDATEPALKMKIDQQKAEALGVSLSDVNAMLSTVFSGSYVNDFPLGNDLREVIVQGGANWRMQPENIDQWHVRNSDAEMVPLSAFLSREWETITPKLSRYGGTRALEISGEAAAGISSGDAMNMMEQLTANLDGSYAVAWTGLSYQEKLSGDQEVILYAISALVVFLCLAALYESWTVPFAVMLSVPLGILGALVTTWYFGQSNDVYFKVGLLTTIGLAARNAILIVEFAESLRSQGKTLQEATTTAARLRLRPILMTALTFGIGITPLVLASGAGANAQKSIGTGMLGGIVFSAVIGIVMVPVFYVAVIKATERFRGRGEIAQ; via the coding sequence ATGGCCTCATTCTTCATTCACCGCCCCGTCTTTGCCTGGGTGCTTGCCATCGCGACCATGCTTTTGGGCGCCTACAGCCTCTCCAGCCTGCCGATTTCCCAGTATCCCGACATCGCGCCTACGACGGTGCGTATCACGGCGTCCTACACCGGGGCTTCTGCCGCGACGGTCGAGAATTCGGTCACGACGGTCATCGAGGACGGGATGACTGGGTTGGATGGCCTGACCTACATGACCTCCTCCTCGAGCGAAGGAACCGCCAGTATATCCCTGACCTTTGACGACAGCATTGATCCAGATATGGCGCAGGTGCAGGTGCAAAACAAACTGCAATTGGTGGAGTCTCAACTGCCGGATGTGGTGACGAACCTGGGCATCTCCGTCACCCGCTCGACCACGTCGATCCTCCTCGTCGGTGCGCTCGTTAGCGAGGATGACAGCTATTCCTCGCTGGAACTGGGCGACATTCTGAGCAGCACGATCCAAGATGCGGTGCAGCGCACGGATGGCGTGGGCTCGGTCAACATATTCGGTACGGAATACGCGATGCGAATCTGGTTGGACCCTGAGCGCTTGTATCAATACCAATTGACCCCAAACGATGTGACCTCGGCCGTATCCGAGCAGAACACCAACGTCACCGTTGGCAGTCTGGGTGATCAACCTGTCACCAAAGGCCAGCAGTACACAGTGTCGCTGTCCGCCCAATCCCAGCTTGAATCGGTCGAGGACTTTGAGAACATCCTTTTGAAAACCAAGCCAGACGGATCGGCGATCTATCTTGCCGATGTCGCTGCGGTCGAGCTGGCCGAGGAAGACTACAGCAGCGTCAGCCGCTTCAACGGCCATCCCGCTGCGGGTTTTTCCGTAAACCTTTCCAGCGGTGCCAATGCGGTGGATACTGCCGAAGCGGTCCGCGCCGTGGTCGACGGCCTGTCCTCTGCCTTGCCGGCGGGAGTGACCGTTGAATACCCCTATGACACCTCGCCCTTTGTCGAAGAGTCTATTGAGCAGGTGTATCAAACACTTATCGAAGCAATCATCCTCGTGTTTCTTGTCATGTTTTTGTTTCTGCAAAGCTGGCGGGCGACACTCATTCCGACGATTGCCGTGCCTGTGGTTCTGCTGGGGACGTTTGGCGTGTTGTCGGCCTTTGGTATGTCGATCAACACCCTCTCCATGTTTGCGCTGGTTTTGGCCATCGGGCTGCTTGTCGATGACGCAATTGTTGTGGTCGAGAATGTCGAGCGGGTGATGGAAGAAGAGGGGCTCGATGCGGTTGCGGCGACAGAAAAGAGCATGGGCGAAATCTCCACCGCGCTGATCGGGATGGTGATGGTTTTGACTGCGGTGTTCCTGCCGATGGCCTTCATGGACGGGTCGACCGGGGTGATCTACAAGCAGTTCTCGGTCACGATCATCTCGGCGATGGTGCTGTCGCTGTTCGTGGCACTGATCCTCACGCCCGCGATGTGTGCACAGCTTCTCAAGCCGAAGCACGACAAGACCCTCGTAGCACCCTTGCGCTGGTTCAATGCGGGGCTTGATCGGTTGACAGGCGGCTACGGCACCGTGGTTGAGCGGTTCTCTTTGCGTCCTTTCCGAATGCTGCTGGTCCTGGGGCTTGTGGGTCTGGGCGCTTATTGGGTCTATGACCGCCTGCCTTCATCATTTCTGCCGACCGAAGATCAGGGCGTTCTGATGGCCATGCTCGAATTGCCGCAAGGATCGACTGTCCAGCAGACGCAACACATGATCACGCAAATTGAGGAATACCTGCTGACCGAGGAAACTGACATCGTGGACGGTGTCTTTGCCAATGTCGGGTTCAGTTTCAGCGGAACGGGGCAAAACTACGGGATGATGTTTTTCCGGCTCAAGGACTACGATGACCGGCCCGGACTGGATGCGGCTGATCTGATGATGCGGACAAACATGAAGTTCTTCCAGTCCCGACTTGGCAGCGTCTTTGTCCTTCAGCCTCCTGCAATTCAGGGGCTTGGAACCTCCTCCGGCTTCACCATGTATCTCGTCGATCAATCAGGTGCAGGGCTGGATGTCTTGACTACTGCGGCCGATCAGCTCGTGGCGAATGGACTCCTGGACGGGCGGGTGACCAATCTTCGCGGCAACGATGACGCAACCGAGCCAGCCTTGAAAATGAAAATCGACCAGCAGAAGGCCGAGGCGTTGGGTGTGTCCCTATCGGACGTCAACGCAATGCTATCCACCGTGTTTTCAGGTTCATATGTCAACGACTTCCCCCTTGGAAACGATCTTCGCGAGGTGATCGTTCAGGGCGGCGCCAATTGGCGAATGCAACCAGAGAACATTGATCAATGGCATGTGCGCAATAGCGACGCCGAAATGGTCCCGCTTTCGGCATTCCTCAGCCGTGAGTGGGAAACGATCACGCCCAAGCTCTCCAGATATGGTGGCACCCGCGCACTGGAAATTTCTGGCGAGGCGGCTGCGGGCATTAGTTCCGGCGACGCCATGAACATGATGGAGCAGCTAACTGCCAATCTCGATGGCTCCTATGCCGTCGCCTGGACAGGTCTGAGCTACCAAGAGAAATTGTCCGGGGATCAGGAAGTCATTCTATACGCGATCTCGGCGCTGGTAGTCTTCCTGTGCCTTGCCGCCCTTTACGAAAGCTGGACTGTGCCCTTTGCCGTGATGCTTTCGGTTCCCCTGGGCATCCTGGGCGCTTTGGTGACGACGTGGTACTTCGGCCAGTCGAACGACGTTTATTTCAAGGTGGGCCTGCTGACTACAATCGGCCTTGCCGCAAGAAACGCCATTCTGATCGTCGAATTTGCGGAATCCCTGCGTTCGCAAGGTAAGACATTACAGGAAGCGACGACCACGGCGGCCCGCCTGCGTTTGCGCCCCATCCTCATGACTGCGTTGACTTTCGGCATTGGCATTACGCCGCTGGTTCTGGCCTCGGGAGCAGGAGCAAATGCCCAAAAGTCCATTGGCACCGGGATGCTCGGCGGGATCGTCTTTTCAGCGGTCATCGGGATCGTGATGGTTCCAGTGTTCTACGTCGCCGTCATCAAGGCCACGGAACGGTTCCGTGGCCGAGGGGAGATTGCCCAGTGA
- a CDS encoding efflux transporter outer membrane subunit: MKARFLLIGLLVGSCAVGPDFERPEVALETRFVGGDAEAIAAVASENWWLSYNDAVLSRFITRGLARNLDTLSATEAIRQAQAELRETGVNSAIDGSLTASREWSGGNAIDGTSIVNSVDLGASLVIDLFGGIRRERESAQASVTAARADAETIRLAWLAELISAYSDARYYQDSLALTRSTIRARQETVNITQSKYEAGAATEYEVAEARALLSNARAALPQYAALFDARVYAIATLLNEPAGPIMTTMQKGAAQLRTPGGTRTGVPADLLRNRPDVRSAEADLAAAVADIGVAEAALYPSLSIAGTVGRIEAVNSWSFGPTLTLPILNQGKLRATRDAAISSAKQYEIAWRAAVMDAVEDVQVAQSNLSRYRQRAALLRQAADEYGHALKLAQENYRRGAITLLDLLETDRNTASARITAASAVNDAAQAWATLKLATGAGAAGTETASN, from the coding sequence GTGAAAGCCCGTTTCCTCCTGATCGGTCTGCTTGTCGGCAGCTGCGCTGTCGGCCCTGACTTCGAGCGCCCCGAGGTCGCGCTGGAAACCCGGTTTGTCGGCGGCGATGCCGAGGCGATCGCGGCCGTGGCCTCGGAAAACTGGTGGCTCAGCTACAATGACGCGGTGCTCAGCCGGTTTATCACGCGCGGCCTTGCACGGAACCTCGACACGCTTTCGGCGACTGAAGCGATCCGACAGGCACAGGCAGAACTGCGAGAAACCGGCGTCAACTCTGCCATCGACGGATCGCTGACCGCATCGCGAGAATGGTCCGGCGGCAATGCGATCGACGGCACCAGCATCGTCAACTCGGTTGATCTGGGGGCGTCGTTGGTCATCGATCTTTTCGGAGGCATCCGGCGCGAGCGTGAGAGCGCGCAGGCCTCGGTTACCGCGGCGCGCGCAGATGCGGAAACGATCCGCCTGGCCTGGCTGGCTGAACTGATCTCGGCTTACTCGGATGCACGATATTACCAGGATTCTCTTGCGCTCACCCGCAGCACGATCCGCGCTCGACAGGAAACCGTCAACATCACGCAAAGCAAGTATGAGGCAGGAGCGGCAACCGAGTACGAGGTCGCGGAGGCCCGAGCCCTCCTGTCCAACGCACGCGCGGCCTTGCCACAATATGCGGCGCTGTTTGACGCCCGAGTCTACGCCATCGCCACGTTGTTGAACGAGCCCGCCGGCCCGATCATGACAACGATGCAAAAAGGTGCCGCGCAATTGCGCACGCCTGGCGGGACCCGGACAGGCGTTCCCGCGGATCTGTTGCGCAACCGGCCCGACGTGCGTAGCGCGGAAGCCGACCTTGCTGCCGCCGTAGCCGACATCGGCGTGGCTGAAGCCGCGTTGTATCCATCGCTTTCGATCGCCGGCACAGTCGGACGTATCGAAGCGGTGAACTCGTGGAGCTTCGGGCCGACACTGACACTGCCAATCTTGAATCAGGGCAAGCTCAGGGCAACCCGGGATGCGGCCATCTCGTCCGCGAAGCAATATGAGATCGCCTGGAGAGCTGCTGTCATGGACGCCGTGGAGGACGTTCAGGTCGCGCAGTCCAATTTAAGCCGCTATCGCCAACGGGCAGCGCTCCTGCGTCAGGCAGCCGACGAATACGGTCATGCTCTGAAACTGGCCCAGGAAAATTACCGAAGGGGCGCAATCACGCTTTTGGACCTGCTGGAAACCGATCGGAACACCGCATCAGCACGCATTACTGCTGCCTCTGCTGTGAATGACGCAGCGCAGGCCTGGGCAACGTTGAAGCTCGCCACAGGAGCGGGCGCCGCCGGGACGGAAACGGCAAGCAATTGA
- a CDS encoding DUF1499 domain-containing protein, with amino-acid sequence MLVALIGVLGVAFLLFGARLGLWEPTTGFGLYRTYLNPLGLTVAGLGALALVIHLIRKEKRGTVLGSVALLVGLVILTPLIAGSLNPPRRAPPIHDISTDTANPPAFEVLDDSRAGARNSLEYGGSEVAEIQAISYPDIAPLKTGLAADAAYERALAVAQDMGWDIIVSDTERRRFEATARTSVFYFADDVALVVTPQGDGSRVDMRSVSRVGRSDQGVNAARIRDFQQRFDG; translated from the coding sequence TTGCTCGTTGCCCTTATCGGTGTGCTAGGGGTAGCATTTTTGCTGTTTGGAGCTCGTTTGGGGCTGTGGGAGCCGACCACGGGTTTCGGTCTCTATCGCACCTATCTAAATCCACTCGGCTTGACTGTCGCCGGGTTGGGCGCGCTGGCGTTGGTGATTCACCTTATTCGCAAGGAAAAACGCGGGACAGTTTTAGGCAGCGTTGCGTTACTAGTGGGGCTAGTCATTCTGACGCCCTTGATCGCCGGTTCGCTCAACCCGCCGCGACGCGCGCCGCCGATCCACGACATCTCGACCGATACCGCCAATCCGCCCGCTTTCGAGGTGCTCGATGACAGCCGCGCAGGCGCCCGTAATTCGCTCGAATATGGAGGGTCCGAGGTGGCCGAAATTCAGGCGATCTCTTATCCGGACATCGCACCCCTAAAAACGGGTTTGGCCGCGGATGCCGCCTATGAACGCGCGCTGGCGGTTGCCCAGGATATGGGGTGGGACATCATCGTTTCGGATACGGAGCGTCGCCGTTTTGAGGCAACCGCGCGTACATCTGTATTTTACTTCGCAGACGATGTTGCGCTTGTCGTGACGCCACAAGGTGACGGAAGCCGGGTTGACATGCGCAGTGTATCGAGAGTGGGCCGGAGCGATCAAGGCGTCAATGCCGCACGCATCCGCGATTTCCAGCAGAGGTTCGATGGATAA
- a CDS encoding RICIN domain-containing protein has translation MTKSPSVYTAVFVASVGLAIPQSSLAETPTIQTVGPVIHLADNLNEEAKLGWCIDTEGRGLGDQLHAHSCKPNGDDVLFSYVPDTGMIKSATYEGLCMAYNAPGSLENPFGLITCDDTDPNQRFNYDVASMEMHLAADEQKCVTVAETIDDAGPYQSRDLILGDCAELELSFKQWVIQK, from the coding sequence ATGACGAAAAGCCCCTCAGTTTACACCGCCGTTTTTGTCGCTTCAGTGGGTTTGGCAATTCCTCAAAGTTCGCTTGCCGAAACTCCGACGATACAAACCGTCGGGCCAGTGATCCACCTCGCGGACAACCTTAACGAAGAAGCCAAGCTAGGTTGGTGTATCGACACCGAAGGTCGCGGGTTAGGTGACCAGCTTCACGCGCATTCCTGCAAACCAAACGGCGATGACGTGCTGTTTTCGTACGTACCGGACACCGGCATGATCAAATCGGCGACGTATGAGGGCTTGTGCATGGCCTATAACGCGCCAGGAAGTTTAGAAAACCCGTTCGGTTTGATCACTTGCGATGATACTGATCCAAACCAACGGTTTAACTATGATGTGGCTAGCATGGAGATGCATTTGGCCGCTGATGAGCAAAAATGTGTGACAGTCGCGGAAACCATTGACGATGCCGGGCCCTACCAGTCACGCGATCTCATCCTCGGTGACTGCGCTGAATTGGAGCTCAGCTTCAAGCAATGGGTCATTCAAAAGTAA